One Micavibrio aeruginosavorus ARL-13 genomic window carries:
- a CDS encoding acetyl-CoA carboxylase biotin carboxylase subunit — protein sequence MFKKILIANRGEIACRVIETARRMGIATVAVYSDADARARHVRMADEAVRIGPAASRESYLRGDIIIQVAKDTGAQAIHPGYGFLSENTDFADACAKAGIVFIGPSATAITAMGLKDRAKEIMAKAGVPIVPGYMGAKQDSATLKAEAAKVGYPVLIKAVAGGGGKGMRLVEDAKDFDEHLNACKREAAASFNNDHVMIEKYITRPRHVEVQVFGDSHGNAVYLFERDCSLQRRHQKVVEEAPAPGLSQAVREKLGDAAVKAVEALGYTNAGTIEFIMDSKTHEFFFMEMNTRLQVEHPVTEMITGLDLVEWQLRVANGEALPLRQDQLSINGHAFEVRLYAEDPAENFLPQIGRLTALSAPFGVRMDTGVEAGDAVSIHYDPMVSKLIVHGASRTEALQKLSSALAGTVIAGLVTNQEFLGNIARHPAFIAGDVDTGFIARFNDDLLPENYGVADLHDLAIASVYILSGSMNVVQGDDIWDVADSWRMNGALTRTLDFVNRGRHVKVSVTCAGRDFDVGVDGKSVRVSRDALAHAKIVADGNDLTLIRDGRVIRLHLYTPGADGEGEAGEGRIIAPMPGKIIDVMVKKGASVDKDQPLLIMEAMKMQMTIRAAFAGTVEELPVIAGQQVTDGALLIAIEQKEAA from the coding sequence ATGTTTAAGAAAATCCTGATTGCTAACCGGGGCGAAATTGCCTGTCGCGTGATTGAAACGGCGCGGCGGATGGGGATTGCCACGGTTGCGGTCTATTCCGATGCTGATGCCCGCGCGCGCCATGTTCGTATGGCGGACGAAGCGGTGCGGATCGGTCCGGCGGCCAGCCGGGAATCCTACCTGCGCGGTGACATTATTATACAGGTGGCCAAGGATACCGGGGCGCAGGCCATTCACCCGGGTTACGGGTTCCTGTCCGAAAATACCGATTTTGCCGATGCGTGCGCGAAGGCGGGCATCGTGTTCATTGGCCCGTCGGCCACGGCCATCACTGCCATGGGATTGAAGGACCGGGCGAAGGAAATCATGGCCAAGGCCGGTGTGCCCATCGTGCCCGGTTACATGGGGGCGAAGCAGGATTCCGCAACCCTGAAAGCCGAAGCGGCGAAGGTTGGCTACCCCGTGTTGATCAAGGCCGTCGCCGGGGGCGGGGGCAAGGGCATGCGTCTGGTCGAGGACGCGAAGGATTTTGACGAGCATCTGAATGCCTGCAAACGCGAGGCCGCGGCATCGTTCAACAACGATCATGTGATGATTGAAAAATACATCACCCGCCCGCGCCATGTTGAGGTGCAGGTGTTTGGTGATTCCCACGGCAACGCCGTGTATTTGTTTGAACGCGATTGTTCCCTGCAACGCCGCCACCAGAAGGTGGTGGAGGAAGCCCCGGCGCCGGGGCTGAGCCAAGCCGTGCGCGAAAAACTGGGTGATGCCGCGGTGAAGGCGGTGGAGGCCTTGGGCTACACCAATGCGGGCACCATTGAATTCATCATGGATTCCAAAACCCATGAATTTTTCTTCATGGAAATGAATACGCGCCTGCAAGTGGAACACCCGGTCACGGAAATGATTACGGGCCTTGATCTGGTCGAATGGCAATTGCGCGTGGCGAATGGCGAAGCCCTGCCGTTGCGTCAAGATCAACTCTCAATCAACGGCCATGCGTTTGAAGTCCGCCTTTATGCCGAAGATCCGGCGGAAAATTTCCTGCCGCAAATTGGTCGTCTGACCGCTTTGTCCGCGCCGTTCGGTGTGCGGATGGATACGGGGGTTGAGGCGGGTGATGCCGTGTCCATCCATTACGACCCGATGGTGTCGAAACTGATCGTGCATGGGGCCAGCCGTACGGAAGCGTTGCAAAAACTTTCCTCTGCTCTGGCCGGGACGGTCATTGCCGGGTTGGTCACGAACCAGGAATTTTTGGGCAACATTGCGCGCCATCCGGCCTTTATCGCCGGGGATGTCGATACCGGTTTTATCGCCCGTTTTAATGATGATCTGTTGCCTGAAAATTACGGCGTGGCCGATCTGCATGATCTGGCGATTGCATCCGTTTATATCCTGTCCGGTTCCATGAATGTGGTACAGGGCGACGATATTTGGGATGTGGCCGATAGCTGGCGCATGAATGGCGCGCTGACCCGGACGCTGGATTTTGTGAACCGGGGGCGGCATGTGAAGGTATCCGTCACCTGCGCGGGCCGGGATTTTGATGTGGGTGTGGATGGAAAATCCGTGCGCGTATCACGCGATGCATTGGCCCACGCGAAAATCGTTGCCGATGGCAATGATTTAACATTGATCCGCGATGGCCGCGTTATTCGCCTGCATCTGTATACACCGGGTGCCGATGGTGAAGGCGAAGCGGGCGAAGGCCGCATCATCGCGCCAATGCCGGGTAAGATTATCGACGTCATGGTGAAAAAGGGCGCATCCGTGGACAAGGATCAACCATTGTTGATCATGGAAGCGATGAAAATGCAAATGACCATCCGCGCGGCGTTTGCCGGAACGGTAGAAGAATTGCCCGTGATCGCCGGACAACAGGTAACGGATGGCGCGCTTCTGATTGCCATTGAGCAGAAGGAAGCCGCGTGA
- a CDS encoding enoyl-CoA hydratase/isomerase family protein, whose protein sequence is MLNENQPGIDNVLLDIRDGVATITLNRPDVHNAFDEHVIAALHGKLDALALERDLRVIVLRGAGKNFSAGADLVWMMKAANYTQEQNKSDALALAGMLNKLYSMPQTTIACVHGAAMGGGFGLVACCDIVLATERASFALSEVKIGLIPATIGPYVMKAIGERHMRRFAQTGERFGAGVAHQIGLVHEVLHDDAALADRLNEILDGLATNGPDAVREAKALCNELSGRPIDFALQDHTATRIAEIRAGGEAKEGLSAFLEKRKPGWVK, encoded by the coding sequence ATGCTGAACGAAAACCAACCCGGAATTGATAATGTGTTGCTGGATATCCGCGACGGTGTGGCGACCATCACGCTGAACCGCCCGGATGTGCATAACGCGTTTGACGAACACGTGATTGCCGCCTTGCATGGCAAGCTGGATGCGCTGGCGTTGGAGCGGGATTTGCGGGTGATCGTTCTGCGCGGCGCGGGAAAGAATTTTTCCGCCGGGGCCGACCTCGTCTGGATGATGAAGGCCGCGAATTACACGCAGGAACAAAATAAATCCGATGCCCTCGCACTGGCCGGGATGCTGAACAAACTCTATTCCATGCCGCAAACCACCATTGCCTGCGTCCACGGCGCGGCCATGGGCGGCGGCTTTGGTCTGGTCGCATGTTGCGATATCGTTCTGGCCACCGAACGCGCCAGTTTTGCCCTGTCCGAAGTCAAAATCGGCCTGATCCCAGCCACCATCGGCCCCTATGTGATGAAGGCCATCGGCGAACGTCATATGCGCCGCTTCGCCCAAACCGGTGAACGCTTCGGCGCGGGCGTCGCCCACCAGATCGGTCTGGTGCATGAAGTGCTGCACGATGATGCCGCTCTGGCCGACCGCCTGAACGAAATCCTCGACGGCCTCGCCACCAACGGCCCCGACGCCGTGCGCGAAGCCAAAGCCCTGTGCAACGAACTCTCCGGCCGCCCCATCGATTTCGCCCTACAAGACCACACCGCCACCCGCATCGCCGAAATCCGCGCAGGTGGAGAGGCGAAGGAGGGGTTGAGTGCGTTTCTGGAGAAGCGGAAGCCGGGGTGGGTTAAATGA
- a CDS encoding carboxyl transferase domain-containing protein: MTRLHSAISAESPEYAKNREAMLALVADLRSKIAVIEQGGGDKARDRHTSRGKLLPRDRISRLLDPGSPFLELSQMAAYKVYADDVPAAGIITGIGRVAGQECVIVCNDATVKGGTYYPLTVKKHIRAQEVAEQNNLPCIYLVDSGGANLPNQDEVFPDRDHFGRIFYNQANMSAKGIPQIAVVMGSCTAGGAYVPAMSDESVIVKEQGTIFLAGPPLVKAATGEDVSAEDLGGGDVHTRVSGVADHLAESDDHALDIARKIVSHLNRRKGGAVRMQEPKEPLFPADDIYGVIPPDLKTPYDVREVIARIVDNSEFDEFKKRYGTTLVTGFAHIYGMPVGIVANNGVLFSESALKGAHFIELCNQRGIPLVFLQNITGFMVGQKYESGGIAKDGAKMVTAVSCARVPKFTVIIGGSFGAGNYGMCGRAFNPRFMWMWPNARISVMGGEQAAGVLATVKRAAMERDGNTWSADEEKAFKAPVIEQYETEGHPYYASARLWDDGVIDPADTRRVLGLAISASLNAPVEETKYGVFRM, encoded by the coding sequence ATGACCCGCCTGCACAGCGCCATCAGCGCCGAAAGCCCTGAATACGCCAAAAACCGCGAGGCCATGCTGGCCTTGGTCGCCGACTTGCGGTCCAAAATCGCCGTGATTGAACAAGGCGGCGGGGACAAGGCGCGTGACCGCCACACCTCTCGTGGTAAACTCCTTCCTCGTGACCGGATCAGCCGTTTGCTGGACCCGGGCTCCCCGTTCCTCGAACTCTCGCAAATGGCCGCCTATAAAGTGTATGCGGATGATGTTCCCGCCGCCGGGATCATCACTGGCATTGGCCGTGTCGCCGGACAGGAATGCGTGATCGTCTGTAACGATGCGACGGTGAAGGGTGGAACCTATTACCCCCTGACCGTGAAGAAACACATCCGTGCGCAGGAAGTGGCCGAGCAAAACAATCTGCCCTGCATCTATCTGGTCGATAGTGGCGGCGCGAACCTGCCGAACCAGGACGAAGTATTCCCCGACCGTGACCATTTCGGCCGCATCTTCTACAACCAGGCCAATATGTCGGCCAAGGGCATTCCGCAGATTGCTGTGGTCATGGGTTCTTGCACCGCTGGCGGTGCCTATGTTCCCGCCATGTCGGATGAAAGCGTGATCGTGAAGGAGCAGGGAACGATTTTCCTCGCTGGCCCGCCGCTGGTGAAGGCCGCAACGGGCGAAGACGTCAGCGCCGAAGACCTGGGTGGCGGCGATGTTCACACCCGCGTATCCGGCGTGGCCGACCATCTGGCCGAAAGCGATGACCATGCGCTGGATATCGCGCGCAAGATCGTCAGCCATTTGAACCGCCGCAAAGGTGGCGCGGTGCGGATGCAGGAGCCGAAGGAGCCATTATTCCCAGCCGATGACATTTACGGTGTCATCCCACCCGATTTGAAAACACCATACGATGTACGCGAAGTCATCGCCCGCATCGTGGATAACAGCGAATTTGATGAATTCAAAAAACGCTATGGCACCACACTGGTCACGGGCTTTGCCCATATTTACGGCATGCCGGTGGGCATTGTCGCGAATAACGGCGTGTTGTTTTCCGAATCCGCGTTGAAGGGCGCGCACTTCATCGAACTGTGCAACCAGCGCGGCATTCCGCTCGTCTTCCTGCAAAACATCACCGGGTTCATGGTGGGGCAGAAATATGAAAGCGGTGGCATCGCCAAGGATGGCGCGAAAATGGTGACCGCCGTGTCCTGCGCCCGCGTTCCGAAATTTACCGTCATTATTGGTGGGTCGTTCGGAGCCGGAAACTATGGTATGTGCGGCCGCGCGTTCAATCCGCGTTTCATGTGGATGTGGCCCAACGCCCGCATTTCCGTGATGGGCGGGGAACAGGCGGCGGGCGTTCTGGCCACCGTCAAACGCGCCGCGATGGAACGTGATGGCAATACATGGAGCGCCGACGAAGAAAAAGCGTTCAAAGCTCCCGTCATCGAACAATACGAAACCGAAGGCCACCCATATTACGCCAGCGCGCGTTTGTGGGATGACGGCGTCATCGACCCGGCGGACACCCGCCGCGTTCTGGGCCTGGCCATTTCCGCCAGTTTGAATGCGCCGGTCGAAGAAACCAAATACGGCGTATTCCGGATGTAA
- a CDS encoding DUF6782 family putative metallopeptidase: protein MRRFEKIIAGLIGACALGITGIFVAAHEEPSPHAGTENIGTTMSFANIHTNGDPRIQHLVHRMRQSAAGEELYQYAVRTNMAFTWYNKKTSGALGLYKDHTSFLYTGMSDDHALATLVHEIRHHWQLSEIPFPYARMKPHDQYYSAQLREVDACAYTAHFAAAHKDATGERLAIKFIWRPGYGSGIARDYADMDPQDRNYVRDAYEPCFAQVNIYHKKHINFVSDVRDIVVEQAENATDSQTASSVYHEYFNRISPAQITHMHRQHFTTDLVNNVPVTAIQAMTRHDFKTWFNQNVSTQDPEKLNQADADLNRTAKTLLETMNAKAPAKPKSALEAGLIPQG, encoded by the coding sequence ATGCGCCGTTTTGAAAAAATTATTGCCGGGCTCATCGGGGCTTGCGCTCTGGGGATCACGGGCATTTTCGTGGCCGCACACGAAGAACCCAGCCCGCACGCAGGTACGGAAAATATTGGCACCACGATGTCATTTGCGAATATTCACACCAACGGCGACCCGCGCATTCAACATCTGGTTCACCGGATGCGCCAATCGGCGGCGGGTGAAGAATTGTACCAATATGCCGTCCGGACCAATATGGCGTTTACATGGTATAACAAGAAAACAAGCGGGGCGCTCGGCCTCTACAAGGACCACACGAGCTTTTTGTACACGGGCATGTCGGATGACCATGCCCTGGCCACGCTGGTCCATGAAATACGCCATCACTGGCAGTTATCGGAAATCCCATTCCCATACGCGCGAATGAAACCGCACGACCAATATTACAGCGCACAATTGCGCGAGGTTGATGCCTGTGCCTATACCGCCCACTTCGCCGCCGCGCATAAAGATGCGACAGGAGAGCGTCTGGCGATCAAATTTATATGGCGACCGGGTTATGGGTCTGGCATCGCCCGCGATTATGCCGACATGGATCCGCAAGATCGGAATTATGTGCGCGATGCGTATGAACCCTGTTTTGCACAGGTGAACATTTACCACAAAAAACACATTAATTTTGTCTCTGACGTTCGCGACATTGTCGTCGAACAGGCGGAAAATGCGACAGATTCCCAAACCGCATCATCTGTGTATCATGAATATTTCAACCGGATCAGCCCCGCACAAATAACCCATATGCACCGCCAGCATTTCACGACCGATCTGGTCAACAATGTTCCCGTTACCGCCATCCAGGCGATGACCCGCCATGATTTCAAAACATGGTTTAACCAGAACGTTTCCACGCAAGATCCTGAAAAATTAAACCAGGCGGACGCCGACCTCAACCGCACCGCCAAAACGCTGCTTGAAACGATGAACGCAAAAGCCCCCGCAAAACCAAAATCCGCATTGGAAGCGGGCTTGATACCGCAAGGATAA
- a CDS encoding putative phage abortive infection protein produces the protein MSDCTSGDGSKKRTVVSERWDVFACLCVIVCYIWLFSWSSIDIFIADKSRGEFGDKFGAINSLFSGFAFATLIYALFLQMEELRLQRDELKDTRAVLKEQKEEFSQQNENLKRQRFENTFFQMLENFSRVTLGLRGAVRTGNNSAVTEDFTGARMLHALVSCVHRGLKEQFMYRATTAPDKFNKNITNILRDEWIKSSERRVTVYLNMVLQIVDFIERENVKDEFSGDTTLYMNIFKCSLSIDEMEALYLFSPLHSDRRLAPLLKKYNFFDDVFECFSEKTQVFRFLH, from the coding sequence ATGAGTGATTGCACATCAGGTGATGGCTCCAAAAAGAGGACTGTTGTCAGCGAGCGTTGGGACGTTTTTGCCTGTTTATGTGTGATTGTTTGCTACATATGGCTTTTTTCGTGGTCTTCAATAGATATTTTTATCGCTGATAAAAGTCGTGGAGAGTTTGGGGATAAATTTGGCGCAATAAACTCTCTTTTCTCCGGGTTTGCGTTTGCGACATTGATTTATGCTTTGTTTTTGCAGATGGAAGAGCTGCGTTTGCAGCGAGATGAGTTGAAAGACACTCGTGCTGTGTTGAAGGAGCAAAAAGAAGAGTTTTCCCAGCAAAATGAAAACTTAAAGCGGCAACGATTTGAAAATACATTTTTTCAAATGCTGGAGAATTTCAGCAGGGTTACACTTGGCTTGAGAGGGGCTGTTCGAACAGGTAACAATAGCGCTGTCACAGAAGATTTCACGGGTGCGCGGATGTTGCATGCCTTAGTTAGTTGCGTACATCGTGGCTTGAAAGAACAGTTTATGTATCGGGCCACTACTGCGCCCGATAAATTCAATAAAAATATTACTAATATATTGAGGGATGAATGGATAAAGAGTTCGGAGAGGCGTGTGACTGTTTATCTGAACATGGTGTTGCAAATTGTCGATTTCATAGAAAGAGAAAACGTAAAGGATGAATTTTCAGGGGATACTACACTTTACATGAATATTTTTAAGTGTAGTTTGTCAATTGACGAGATGGAGGCTCTTTATCTTTTTTCTCCTCTTCATTCCGATAGAAGGTTGGCTCCTCTTTTGAAAAAATATAATTTTTTCGATGATGTTTTTGAATGCTTTAGCGAAAAAACGCAGGTATTTAGGTTTCTTCATTAA
- a CDS encoding DUF6782 family putative metallopeptidase, which yields MTHRRINPLAALAYAAFTSAAAVGYALYTAPDDAERLNTLIPFADIPTKGDKRLQSIIATIRQSPEGEALYQHAASTGAVFEWRPRNPLAPLGTYESGLTTMQADHTKSRTVLAVVHELYHHWQGETLQPQQWKLDPVDRYHLAQMVEVDACAKTAIFAAAHADATGKALPRIQNAQSAFGDKIAEDYARRSKTTRLYLHDTYEQCFAEINSPVFHQYQKTHLSIMARPAHAAFDALQKSDEKDLETVFNTHFKTATLAEKARLFRSFFVTDIKTGTIHPDIAAMDDADFMGWIETQSRSAEKAPVQETQNAFNYYRQVIKSFIPAPTPGS from the coding sequence GTGACGCATCGACGCATTAACCCCCTTGCCGCCTTGGCCTACGCCGCGTTTACCAGCGCGGCCGCTGTGGGCTATGCGCTGTATACGGCCCCGGATGACGCGGAAAGGCTCAACACGCTGATCCCCTTTGCCGACATTCCCACCAAAGGGGACAAGCGCCTGCAATCGATTATTGCCACCATTCGTCAATCGCCAGAGGGCGAAGCCCTGTATCAACATGCCGCCAGCACGGGGGCCGTTTTTGAATGGCGTCCCCGCAATCCGCTGGCCCCGCTGGGCACGTATGAATCCGGGTTGACCACCATGCAGGCCGACCACACGAAAAGCCGGACCGTTTTGGCGGTCGTTCACGAACTTTATCACCACTGGCAGGGTGAAACGTTGCAACCCCAACAATGGAAACTGGACCCAGTTGACCGTTATCATCTGGCCCAGATGGTCGAGGTGGATGCCTGTGCCAAAACGGCGATCTTTGCCGCGGCCCATGCTGATGCTACGGGCAAAGCCCTGCCCCGGATCCAAAATGCACAATCCGCGTTCGGGGACAAGATTGCCGAAGATTATGCCCGCCGATCGAAAACAACCCGGCTGTATTTGCACGACACATATGAACAGTGTTTTGCCGAAATCAATTCACCTGTTTTCCATCAATATCAAAAGACGCACCTCTCCATCATGGCGCGGCCCGCCCATGCGGCATTCGACGCCCTGCAAAAAAGCGATGAAAAAGATCTTGAAACTGTGTTCAACACCCATTTTAAAACGGCAACATTGGCGGAAAAAGCCAGGCTGTTCCGTTCCTTCTTTGTCACCGACATCAAGACGGGCACCATTCACCCCGACATTGCCGCCATGGATGATGCGGATTTTATGGGATGGATTGAAACCCAGTCCCGATCCGCCGAAAAAGCGCCGGTACAGGAGACGCAAAATGCGTTCAATTATTACCGTCAGGTGATCAAGAGTTTCATCCCTGCCCCAACACCGGGAAGCTGA
- a CDS encoding hydroxymethylglutaryl-CoA lyase has translation MAFPSRVKIVEVGPRDGLQNEKQTVPTDVKIELIRRLGDAGLSVIESGAFVSPKWVPQMADTADVMAGIDRRAGVTYPVLVPNEKGVEGAIASGVDEIAVFAAASESFSRKNINCSIAESFERFAPVIAMAKAKNIRVRGYVSCVAGCPYEGAIAPQAVADVSAKLLDMGAYEISLGDTIGVGTPVVTATMLKAVMARVPVEKLALHCHNTYGQALANIYTGLEMGVAVFDSSVGGLGGCPYAKGASGNVATEDVLYMLNGMGIETGVDINAVVDTAWFISNHLGRKPDSKVANAMRPT, from the coding sequence ATGGCGTTTCCTTCCCGCGTAAAAATTGTTGAAGTCGGACCCCGTGATGGTTTGCAGAATGAAAAGCAAACCGTACCGACGGATGTAAAAATCGAATTGATCCGCCGTCTGGGCGATGCGGGTTTAAGCGTGATTGAATCCGGCGCGTTCGTATCCCCCAAATGGGTGCCGCAAATGGCCGATACCGCCGATGTGATGGCGGGCATTGATCGCCGTGCGGGCGTGACGTACCCGGTTCTGGTCCCCAATGAAAAGGGGGTGGAGGGGGCGATTGCATCCGGCGTTGACGAAATCGCCGTGTTCGCCGCCGCATCCGAAAGCTTCAGCCGGAAAAATATTAATTGTTCGATTGCCGAAAGCTTTGAGCGTTTTGCCCCCGTCATTGCGATGGCAAAGGCCAAAAATATCCGCGTGCGCGGTTATGTGTCCTGCGTTGCTGGATGCCCGTATGAAGGCGCAATTGCGCCGCAGGCGGTGGCGGATGTGTCCGCTAAATTGTTGGATATGGGCGCTTACGAAATTTCGTTGGGGGATACGATTGGCGTGGGAACGCCGGTTGTCACCGCAACAATGTTGAAGGCCGTGATGGCGCGGGTGCCGGTTGAAAAACTGGCTCTGCATTGCCACAACACCTATGGCCAGGCGCTGGCAAATATTTATACCGGCCTTGAAATGGGTGTGGCCGTGTTTGATTCATCGGTGGGTGGTCTGGGTGGATGTCCCTATGCCAAGGGCGCATCCGGCAATGTCGCCACCGAAGATGTTTTGTATATGTTGAACGGAATGGGCATTGAAACCGGGGTTGATATAAATGCGGTCGTGGATACGGCGTGGTTTATTTCCAACCATCTGGGCCGCAAGCCGGATTCCAAAGTGGCCAATGCCATGCGGCCAACCTAA
- a CDS encoding acyl-CoA dehydrogenase — protein sequence MFGKFALAQFKKVNGSISPTQRAALESGTVGFEQSIFAGRPDWTGLLNTPAPTLTAEEQSFLDNETEELCRLIDDWKIRDELKDLGDDVWDYLKSKKFFGMIIPKEYGGLGFSAYAHATIVSKIASRSATVAATAMVPNSLGPGELLMQYGTKEQKDKYLPRLADGREVPCFALTSPQAGSDATNLKDEGVVFKGDDDKLYIRLNWEKRYITLAPVATLFGLAFRLRDPDHLLGDHDDIGITLALIPADAKGLTRGNRHRPMGSPFQNGPHWGEDVVVPVESIIGGPDYAGKGWNMLVDCLSIGRSISLPASAGGMSRFAARATGAYSFIRQQFGTPLSGMEGVQEALGRIGGLTYMIDAARTLPLQDLDLAHEAGTQARPAVASAILKYHATEAGRQVAIDAMDIHGGKGVVEGPNNPVGGLYQGVPVGITVEGANIMTRSLMIFGQGAFLAHPYTLDEIRAAQNNDADAAGKLLFKHLGNIFNNAARSIFMGFTGGALSHAPQSGPDAKFYRQINRLAAAFSFTANITMLTLQAALMRKERTSALLGDALSNLYIASNVLRRWNLEGRKDSDKAFMQWAAAHCIHKAENALHEVIENHPNKLVGLLLKPMVFPFGRLTRKPGHDLDAKIAEALSKPGEARDNLTWNTYVPTTGSDYIARLEYTFKLAHQAHPHEVALFKAAKKGIVSQTEDYAKMVDEGLEKGVIDASTAALLRRMKDARDDIVQVDYFDKTLTGPAMHRVKSPDIRNG from the coding sequence ATGTTCGGTAAATTCGCCCTCGCGCAGTTTAAAAAAGTCAACGGCAGCATCTCGCCCACACAGCGGGCAGCGCTGGAGTCTGGCACGGTTGGGTTTGAACAATCGATTTTCGCGGGCCGCCCGGATTGGACCGGATTGCTGAACACCCCCGCACCAACATTAACGGCCGAAGAACAATCCTTCCTTGATAACGAAACAGAAGAACTCTGCCGTCTGATCGACGACTGGAAAATTCGCGATGAATTGAAAGACCTCGGCGACGATGTCTGGGATTATTTAAAGAGCAAAAAATTCTTCGGCATGATTATTCCGAAAGAATATGGCGGGCTGGGATTCTCCGCTTACGCGCACGCCACCATCGTTTCCAAAATCGCATCGCGCAGCGCAACCGTTGCCGCGACCGCCATGGTTCCGAACTCCCTCGGCCCCGGTGAATTGCTGATGCAATACGGCACGAAAGAACAGAAAGACAAATATTTGCCGCGTCTGGCCGACGGCCGCGAAGTCCCCTGCTTCGCCCTGACCAGTCCACAAGCCGGATCGGACGCTACCAATTTGAAAGACGAAGGCGTCGTATTCAAAGGTGACGATGACAAATTATATATCCGTCTGAACTGGGAAAAACGTTATATCACGCTGGCTCCGGTGGCGACCTTGTTTGGTTTGGCCTTCCGCCTGCGCGACCCCGATCATTTGCTGGGCGATCATGACGATATCGGCATTACCCTCGCCCTCATCCCCGCTGATGCCAAGGGCTTGACCCGTGGTAACCGCCACCGCCCAATGGGATCACCGTTCCAGAACGGCCCGCATTGGGGTGAAGATGTGGTGGTTCCGGTTGAATCAATCATCGGCGGCCCGGACTATGCGGGCAAGGGCTGGAACATGCTGGTTGATTGCTTGTCGATTGGCCGCTCAATCTCCCTCCCCGCATCGGCTGGCGGCATGTCCCGTTTTGCCGCGCGCGCAACGGGGGCGTACAGCTTTATTCGCCAGCAATTCGGCACACCGCTGTCCGGCATGGAGGGCGTGCAAGAAGCGTTGGGGCGCATTGGCGGCCTGACTTATATGATTGATGCCGCGCGCACTTTGCCGTTGCAGGATCTGGATCTGGCGCACGAAGCCGGAACGCAGGCCCGCCCCGCCGTAGCCTCCGCCATTTTGAAATACCACGCGACCGAAGCAGGACGTCAGGTGGCGATTGATGCCATGGACATTCACGGCGGCAAGGGCGTAGTCGAAGGCCCGAACAACCCCGTGGGCGGCCTGTACCAGGGCGTTCCGGTCGGCATTACAGTGGAAGGGGCCAACATCATGACCCGGTCCCTGATGATCTTTGGTCAGGGTGCGTTTCTGGCCCACCCCTATACGCTGGATGAAATTCGTGCCGCCCAGAATAATGATGCCGATGCCGCCGGAAAATTGTTGTTCAAACATCTGGGCAATATTTTCAACAATGCGGCGCGGTCGATTTTCATGGGATTCACGGGCGGGGCATTGTCCCACGCTCCGCAATCTGGACCGGATGCAAAATTCTATCGCCAGATTAACCGACTGGCCGCGGCATTTTCCTTCACCGCCAACATCACCATGCTGACCTTGCAAGCCGCCTTGATGCGCAAGGAACGCACATCGGCCTTGCTGGGTGATGCGCTCAGTAATCTTTACATTGCATCAAACGTCTTGCGCCGGTGGAATTTGGAAGGACGCAAGGACAGTGACAAAGCCTTCATGCAATGGGCCGCGGCACACTGCATTCACAAGGCGGAAAACGCTTTACACGAAGTCATTGAAAACCATCCGAACAAATTGGTCGGCCTGTTGCTGAAACCGATGGTGTTTCCGTTTGGCCGCCTGACCCGTAAACCGGGCCATGATCTGGATGCGAAAATTGCCGAAGCTTTGTCCAAACCGGGCGAGGCGCGGGATAATTTGACGTGGAACACCTATGTTCCGACAACGGGTAGCGATTATATTGCCCGCTTGGAATACACATTCAAACTGGCGCACCAGGCCCATCCGCATGAAGTCGCGTTGTTCAAAGCCGCGAAAAAAGGCATCGTGTCCCAGACCGAAGATTACGCCAAGATGGTCGATGAAGGGCTGGAAAAAGGCGTGATTGACGCCAGCACCGCCGCCCTGCTCCGTCGGATGAAGGATGCACGCGATGATATCGTTCAGGTCGATTATTTCGACAAAACCCTGACCGGGCCCGCCATGCACCGTGTAAAATCACCGGACATTCGTAACGGATAA